The window GCGACGGTCTCCATGTCGACCTGCGCTGGATCCTCCTCCACCTCACCGAGGAGACAGCCCGCCACAACGGCCACCTGGACATCCTGCGCGAGATGCTCGACGGCCAGACCGGCGACTAGATCCGGCAGAGATCACGGGCGAAGCCAGAGTCGGATCGAGGCGACGGTGACGGTGCTTTGGAAGACGTAGCCGCGCTTGTCGAACCTCGTCGCCACGGCCCGGAAGTTCTTCAACGCGTTGATCGTCCGCTCGACTTCGTTCCTGCGCTTGTAGATCGTCTTGTCGAAGCCTGCGGGCCGGCCGCCCTTGCTGCCCCTTCGTTGGCGGTTGGCCCGCTGGTTCTTCGGTTCGGGAATGGTGTGCTTGATCTGGCGTCGTCGCAGGTAGCGGCGGTTGCGGCGGGAGGAGTGCGCCTTGTCGCCGCCGAGATGGTCGGGCCGCGTGCGCGGGTGTCCGCCGCCGAGGCGGGCGACATGGATGCGGTCCATGACCGGGATGAGCTGCGGAGCGTCGCCCCACTGGCCCGGAGTGATCAGCAGGGCCAGGGGGCGGCGTCCACCCTCACCGGCGAGGTGGATCTTGCAGGTCAGACCGCCCCGGGAGCGTCCGAGTCCCTCGTCGGGGCGGTGCTGTCGGGGCGTGCGTCTTTTCCCGGCACTCGTGGCGGTTTCCTACGAGCCCCGGCGGCGTGCTGATGGGCCCGGCAGGAGGTCGAATCGACGCTTACCATCGACCAGTCGATCCGGCCTTCCGCGTCGGCGTCGGCCAGGACGGCCGCGAAGATCCTGTCCCAAGTGCCGTCCGCCGACCAGCGTCTGTGCCGTTCGTACACCGTCTTCCAAGGGCCGAAACGCGCAGCTAGATCCCGCCACGGCACCCCCGTGCGCAGTCGGTACAGGATCCCGTTGATGACCCTGCGGTGGCCGGCCCACCGGCCGCCGCGCTGCCCGGACTTCGGCAGATGCGGCTTCAGCCGGGCCCACTCCTCATGCGCTAAATCTCCCCGCCCCATGCTCATGCCAACGACCCGATGCCACGACGGTCACAAGATCCGCCGGACAGGCCCTAGTAGTGCTTTGTTAGCTGGTGTCGTGGGGCTGCCATGGGGTGGGTTGTCGGCAGGTGGGGCAGGTGCCGGTCCAGGTGGCGAGTAGGTGTTGGAGGAGGTCCAGGGCCTGGTAGAGGGTCAGGCCCTGGCAGGGGCTTTGGGGCTCCTCCGCTGTTCGGTCAGGAACAGGTGGGCGGCGGTGACGAGGGTGACGTGGCGGTGCCAGCCGGTGAACGAGCGGCCCTCGAAGTGGTCCAGGCCCAGGACGGTCTTCAGCTCGCGGTAGTCGTGCTCGATCCGCCACCGGGCCTTCGCCAGGCGGACCAGGTCCTTGGCAGGGATGTTCGCGGGCAGGTTCGAGATCCAGTACTTCACCGGCTCCGCCTCGTCCTCGGGCCACTGCGCGATCAGCCAGACGAGGGGATCGTCCCGTCGGCTGCCGGTTTCGGGCGGCGGCCGGCGAGGCGGACCCGAAGGTGCACGAAGTGCGAGCTCATCGCGGCCCTGGAGCCTTTGCGCCAGGTCAGCGTCCGGCCACGGCTCCGCCCGGCAGCCAGCACATGGTCGCGTAAGGAACGTGGCCGGGTGCGGTATCGAGGCAGAGGGCGGGGCCCGAGCCCGCTGCAGGCGGGCTGATGCGGCTCGGCCTCCTCACCATGGGCGGTCATCCCGCCCTTGACCTGCAGGACGTAGGCCAGACCCCGGTCCTGAAGGCCGTGACGGAAGTCGGCGTTCGCGCCGTAGCCGGCGTCGGCGACCAGCGCGGCGGGCCGCAGACCGATCGCGGACAGCTCGTCGAGCATGTCCAGC of the Streptomyces sp. NBC_01294 genome contains:
- a CDS encoding IS5 family transposase (programmed frameshift); this translates as MGRGDLAHEEWARLKPHLPKSGQRGGRWAGHRRVINGILYRLRTGVPWRDLAARFGPWKTVYERHRRWSADGTWDRIFAAVLADADAEGRIDWSMVSVDSTSCRAHQHAAGARRKPPRVPGKRRTPRQHRPDEGLGRSRGGLTCKIHLAGEGGRRPLALLITPGQWGDAPQLIPVMDRIHVARLGGGHPRTRPDHLGGDKAHSSRRNRRYLRRRQIKHTIPEPKNQRANRQRRGSKGGRPAGFDKTIYKRRNEVERTINALKNFRAVATRFDKRGYVFQSTVTVASIRLWLRP